The following proteins are co-located in the Candidatus Methylomirabilota bacterium genome:
- a CDS encoding ABC transporter ATP-binding protein has translation MSRPLVDVRLEALCTRSGQEPYLEDVAVHVRYGEFFTFLGPPHSGKSAVLRAIAGFLPLAAGRVLVDAEDIGRLTPGRRGIGYVFHEGALWPHITVREHVEFGLRQTGLTAAELDRRVETVLGRLGLADAADRTPGALVLHQRRRLALARALAVEPRVLLLDEPLAHLDPLPRKTLRLELARLHRDLAVTTICATRDSADALALSDRIAVVERGRVLQVGDPEQLYRRPASRAVAQALGPANFLPVRVIEVRELGVVVETEGGDRVPVAGIGAFRQGSRGLLVLRPETLSITDAAMARGPSLPGRVTLRVFEGARYLYEIDIRASAPVRVELPATEIALFRVGDRVRVEVSSDTVVLLSADG, from the coding sequence ATGAGCCGACCGCTGGTCGACGTCCGGCTGGAGGCCCTGTGCACGCGCAGCGGGCAGGAACCCTATCTCGAGGACGTCGCGGTCCACGTGCGGTACGGCGAGTTCTTCACGTTCCTCGGCCCTCCGCACTCGGGCAAGAGCGCGGTGCTGCGCGCGATCGCCGGCTTCCTGCCGCTGGCGGCGGGGCGCGTGCTCGTGGACGCCGAAGACATCGGCCGCCTGACGCCGGGCCGGCGCGGCATCGGATACGTCTTCCACGAGGGCGCCCTCTGGCCGCACATCACCGTCCGGGAGCACGTCGAGTTCGGCCTGCGCCAGACGGGGCTCACGGCGGCGGAGCTGGACCGGCGCGTGGAGACGGTGCTCGGGCGTCTGGGCCTGGCCGACGCCGCCGACCGCACCCCGGGCGCCCTCGTCCTCCACCAGCGCCGGCGTCTGGCCCTGGCCCGCGCGCTCGCGGTCGAGCCCCGCGTGCTGCTGCTCGACGAGCCCCTGGCGCACCTCGATCCCCTGCCGCGCAAGACGCTCCGGCTGGAGCTGGCCCGGCTGCATCGCGACCTTGCCGTCACCACCATCTGTGCCACCCGCGACAGCGCCGACGCGCTGGCCCTGTCCGACCGCATCGCGGTGGTGGAGCGAGGGCGGGTCCTGCAGGTGGGCGACCCCGAGCAGCTCTACCGCCGCCCGGCCAGCCGTGCGGTGGCCCAGGCGCTGGGGCCCGCCAATTTCCTGCCCGTGCGGGTGATCGAGGTCCGCGAGCTCGGTGTGGTCGTGGAGACCGAGGGCGGCGACCGCGTCCCCGTCGCCGGCATCGGCGCCTTCCGCCAGGGCAGCCGCGGGCTGCTGGTGCTCCGGCCAGAAACCCTCTCGATCACCGACGCCGCCATGGCCCGCGGGCCCAGCCTCCCCGGGCGGGTGACCCTGCGCGTCTTCGAGGGCGCGCGCTATCTCTACGAGATCGACATCCGGGCCAGCGCGCCGGTCCGGGTCGAGCTGCCGGCGACGGAGATCGCGCTCTTCCGGGTCGGCGATCGCGTGCGCGTGGAGGTCAGCAGCGACACGGTGGTGCTGCTCTCCGCCGACGGCTGA
- a CDS encoding 3',5'-cyclic-nucleotide phosphodiesterase, translated as MLGAYGAEGLGQRPSAFLVNERTLVDAGTVTGALTPSEQLEIEHVLISHSHLDHMAGLTYLTETLACFSAQRPLIVTSIAPVAEALRTAVFNNVVWPDFAQIPSASAPILKYRSLAEDAEQRVGDLWVTAVSVSHSVPAAGFIVHDGSRGFVYSGDTGPTQALWKALRGLTGVRAIILECAFPNRMRPLADAARHLTPDLVRRELDKLPPDIPVWIFHIKPQFYQETADELLRIDAGRIVLLEQDKTYSL; from the coding sequence GTGCTCGGCGCCTACGGCGCCGAAGGGCTGGGGCAGCGGCCGTCGGCGTTTCTCGTGAACGAGCGGACGCTCGTCGACGCCGGCACCGTCACCGGGGCCCTCACCCCGAGCGAGCAGCTCGAGATCGAGCACGTCCTCATCTCCCACTCCCATCTCGACCACATGGCCGGCCTCACCTACCTCACCGAGACCCTGGCCTGCTTCAGCGCCCAGCGTCCCCTGATCGTCACCAGCATCGCGCCCGTCGCCGAGGCGCTCCGCACGGCCGTCTTCAACAACGTGGTCTGGCCCGACTTCGCGCAGATCCCGTCGGCGAGCGCCCCGATCCTCAAGTACCGCTCGCTGGCCGAGGACGCCGAACAGCGGGTGGGTGACCTATGGGTGACCGCGGTGAGCGTCAGCCACAGCGTGCCGGCGGCCGGGTTCATCGTGCACGACGGCTCGCGGGGATTCGTCTACTCCGGCGACACCGGGCCCACCCAGGCCCTGTGGAAGGCGCTGCGCGGCCTCACCGGCGTGCGCGCGATCATTCTCGAATGCGCCTTCCCCAACCGGATGCGCCCCCTGGCCGATGCCGCGCGGCACCTGACGCCCGACCTGGTCCGGCGCGAGCTGGACAAGCTGCCGCCCGACATCCCCGTGTGGATCTTCCACATCAAGCCGCAGTTCTACCAGGAGACGGCCGACGAGCTGTTGCGGATCGACGCCGGTCGCATCGTCCTGCTCGAGCAAGACAAGACCTACTCGCTGTAG
- a CDS encoding CHASE2 domain-containing protein: MVTLRTLLAGVGAGVVTLALVLLGALDTVELGALDRLFELRGPRPPSAPIVVVTIDEDSFDELNVSWPFPRALHAKLVDVLRAAHPLIIAFDVVFPEPSPRGPADDEALGAAIARAGNVVLAAAITTVREQLSGDIILNVDKVDLNVPIPVIRRGAAGVAPVNELLDPDGHLRRAAVRHRLGDELLDGWDLQLYRMARAKGVPAAPLPEGTEILINFRGGPRTFPWVPYHRVVHGEVPPETFRGAIVLIGATTPVLQDIFSTPFARARSMPGVEIHAHVVDTLLRGDRVRPLPGWASLGAAAAAGFAAAWLAARLRALRAFLAVALLWVALAVAAFVAFALGELWFRAIGVTLALVLGYGATVIDNYVREQRERRRLSQFFSPDVLREIVRGQGEQVLGSSRRRITVLFSDIRGFTSMSEKVEPEQVAEMLREYLTEMTEVVFRHGGTVDKYIGDCIMALYNAPFDDPDHAANAIRTGLELQERTLVVSARWEQRLGGQIRNGVGINTGEAVVGALGSRQRLEYTAIGDTVNLASRLESLTKEYGTGIIVSESTHESVKGQFLTRELGAVTVKGKTQPVKIYGVMPGSIRKYPRAALDAAATVVAAVGGRTCVVRTLDISEGGLSVVGLPSELERGATVQIRCEGGALPKPITAEGTIVWRRGDQAGIAFTAVGPDVATALVDHISVHKDA; this comes from the coding sequence ATGGTGACCCTGCGGACGCTCCTGGCCGGCGTCGGCGCCGGCGTGGTGACGCTGGCCCTGGTGCTGCTCGGCGCCCTCGACACCGTCGAGCTGGGGGCGCTCGACCGGCTGTTCGAGCTGCGGGGACCGCGCCCGCCGTCGGCGCCGATCGTCGTCGTCACCATCGACGAAGACTCCTTCGACGAGCTGAACGTGTCATGGCCCTTTCCCCGCGCGCTGCACGCCAAGCTGGTGGACGTGCTCCGCGCCGCGCACCCGCTCATCATCGCCTTCGACGTGGTGTTCCCCGAGCCCTCCCCTCGCGGCCCGGCGGACGACGAGGCGCTGGGGGCGGCCATCGCCCGCGCGGGCAACGTCGTGCTCGCGGCGGCGATCACCACGGTGAGGGAGCAGTTGAGCGGGGATATCATCCTCAACGTGGACAAGGTCGATCTCAATGTCCCGATTCCGGTGATCCGCCGCGGCGCGGCCGGGGTCGCGCCGGTGAACGAGCTGCTGGATCCGGACGGCCACCTGCGCCGGGCCGCGGTGCGCCATCGGCTGGGTGACGAGCTCCTCGATGGCTGGGACCTGCAGCTGTACCGCATGGCCCGGGCCAAAGGCGTCCCGGCGGCGCCGCTGCCGGAGGGGACCGAGATCCTCATCAACTTCCGGGGCGGCCCTCGGACCTTTCCCTGGGTGCCGTACCACCGCGTCGTCCATGGTGAGGTGCCGCCCGAGACGTTCCGCGGGGCCATCGTGCTGATCGGCGCCACCACGCCGGTGCTCCAGGACATCTTCTCGACACCCTTCGCCCGCGCGCGCTCGATGCCGGGTGTCGAGATCCACGCCCACGTCGTCGACACTCTCCTGCGCGGCGATCGCGTGCGGCCTCTCCCCGGCTGGGCGAGCCTGGGCGCCGCCGCCGCGGCCGGGTTCGCCGCCGCCTGGCTGGCCGCCCGCCTGCGCGCGCTGCGGGCCTTCCTGGCCGTCGCCCTGCTGTGGGTGGCGCTGGCCGTGGCGGCGTTCGTCGCCTTCGCGCTGGGGGAGCTCTGGTTCCGCGCGATCGGCGTCACGCTGGCGCTGGTGCTCGGCTACGGGGCGACCGTCATCGACAACTATGTCCGGGAGCAGCGGGAGAGACGGCGCCTGTCCCAGTTCTTCTCGCCCGACGTGCTCCGCGAGATCGTCCGGGGACAGGGCGAACAGGTGCTCGGTTCGAGCCGGCGGCGCATCACCGTCCTCTTCTCGGACATCCGCGGCTTCACCTCGATGTCGGAGAAGGTCGAGCCGGAGCAGGTGGCCGAGATGTTGCGGGAGTACCTCACCGAGATGACCGAGGTGGTCTTCCGCCATGGCGGCACCGTGGACAAGTACATCGGCGACTGCATCATGGCGCTGTACAACGCGCCCTTCGACGATCCCGACCACGCCGCCAACGCCATCCGCACCGGGCTCGAGCTGCAGGAGCGCACGCTGGTGGTCTCGGCGCGGTGGGAGCAGAGGCTGGGGGGCCAGATCCGCAACGGCGTCGGGATCAACACGGGGGAGGCCGTCGTCGGCGCCCTGGGCTCGCGCCAGCGCCTCGAGTACACGGCCATCGGCGACACCGTCAACCTCGCCTCGCGCCTGGAGAGCCTCACCAAGGAGTACGGCACCGGCATCATCGTCAGCGAGTCCACCCACGAAAGCGTGAAGGGCCAGTTCCTCACCCGGGAGCTGGGCGCGGTGACGGTCAAGGGCAAGACCCAGCCGGTGAAGATCTACGGCGTCATGCCGGGCAGCATCCGCAAGTATCCGCGGGCGGCGCTCGACGCGGCGGCGACGGTGGTGGCCGCCGTCGGGGGCCGGACGTGCGTGGTGCGTACGCTCGACATCAGCGAAGGCGGGCTCTCGGTGGTCGGCCTGCCCTCGGAGCTCGAGCGGGGGGCCACGGTCCAGATCCGGTGCGAGGGCGGGGCGCTGCCCAAGCCGATCACCGCCGAGGGGACGATCGTCTGGCGGCGCGGCGACCAGGCCGGGATCGCGTTCACGGCCGTGGGGCCCGACGTGGCCACGGCCCTCGTCGACCACATTTCGGTCCACAAAGACGCATGA
- a CDS encoding corrinoid protein, with the protein MSDNFDYPTMARALILGDKDTVARKTQEGLDRAIDPKTLIFKGLIPGMDVVGEKFRRNEYYVPQVLLSARAMYAGLDLLKPLITKAARPDDHLGVVVIGTAQGDLHDIGKNLVAMMLEGAGFKVVNLGRDVAPEKFVAAVEEHHANIVGISALMTTTMPAMKRTIDALIKAGLRDRVKVMVGGAPVSQAFADEIGADGYAKDSTLAVMRAKELLGVEVAR; encoded by the coding sequence ATGAGCGATAACTTCGACTACCCGACGATGGCGCGCGCGCTGATCCTCGGGGACAAGGACACCGTCGCCCGCAAGACGCAGGAGGGGCTCGACCGCGCCATCGATCCCAAGACGCTCATCTTCAAGGGGCTGATTCCGGGAATGGACGTGGTCGGCGAGAAGTTCCGCCGCAACGAGTACTACGTACCCCAGGTGCTGCTGTCGGCGCGCGCGATGTACGCCGGCCTCGATCTGCTCAAGCCGCTCATCACCAAGGCGGCCCGTCCCGACGACCACCTCGGCGTCGTGGTCATCGGCACCGCGCAGGGCGATCTGCACGATATCGGAAAGAACCTGGTGGCGATGATGCTGGAGGGCGCGGGGTTCAAGGTGGTGAACCTCGGTCGTGACGTGGCGCCGGAGAAGTTCGTGGCGGCGGTGGAGGAGCACCACGCCAACATCGTGGGAATCTCCGCGCTCATGACGACCACCATGCCGGCCATGAAGCGCACGATCGACGCCCTGATCAAGGCGGGCCTGCGCGATCGCGTGAAGGTGATGGTCGGCGGGGCGCCGGTGAGCCAGGCATTCGCCGACGAGATCGGCGCCGACGGCTACGCCAAGGACTCCACGCTGGCGGTGATGCGGGCCAAGGAGTTGCTGGGCGTGGAGGTCGCGCGGTGA
- a CDS encoding homocysteine S-methyltransferase family protein, with protein MKARGWEVLQRIRQGETLVFDGGYGTMLFAAGLANGACPELWNDTHADVVRSIHQGYFDAGSDIVETNTFGGSRLKLNEYQLGDRTRELNIEGARLARSGRPPHGYVAGSIGPTSRLPAEYEPLGDTTDEEYFQTFREQAAALAEGGVDLFAVETMMFPQEAAAAIRACKAVADLPVMATMFFQFEELHDRDRTMWGESPAEVAKNLLAAGADVVGMNCGRGPDRAVVIIGQMRAVTDAPLAAYPNAGLPITTGDTVTYELGPEEMARHYPALLEAGCNIVGACCGSNPEHIRRIATVVRAAGRRRAGPRPPEASEAGECRPPEASEAGECRPPEASEAGECRPPEASEAGECRPPEARL; from the coding sequence GTGAAGGCTCGGGGCTGGGAGGTCCTCCAGCGCATCCGCCAGGGCGAGACGCTGGTCTTCGACGGCGGCTACGGCACCATGCTCTTCGCGGCCGGTCTCGCCAACGGCGCCTGTCCAGAGCTGTGGAACGACACCCACGCCGACGTCGTCCGCTCGATCCACCAGGGGTACTTCGACGCCGGCAGCGACATCGTCGAGACCAACACGTTCGGCGGCTCCCGGCTCAAGCTCAACGAGTACCAGCTCGGCGACCGCACGCGCGAGCTGAACATCGAGGGCGCGCGCCTGGCGCGCTCGGGGAGGCCCCCCCACGGCTACGTCGCCGGGTCGATCGGGCCCACCAGCCGGCTGCCCGCCGAGTACGAGCCCCTGGGAGACACCACCGACGAGGAGTACTTCCAGACGTTCCGCGAGCAGGCGGCGGCCCTGGCCGAGGGCGGCGTCGATCTGTTCGCCGTCGAAACCATGATGTTCCCCCAGGAGGCGGCGGCGGCCATCCGCGCCTGCAAGGCGGTGGCCGACCTGCCGGTCATGGCCACCATGTTCTTCCAGTTCGAGGAGCTCCACGACCGCGACCGTACCATGTGGGGCGAGAGCCCGGCCGAGGTGGCCAAGAATCTCCTGGCCGCCGGCGCCGACGTCGTCGGAATGAACTGCGGCCGGGGCCCCGACCGCGCCGTGGTGATCATCGGGCAGATGCGCGCGGTGACGGACGCGCCCCTGGCGGCTTATCCCAACGCGGGCCTGCCCATCACCACGGGCGACACCGTGACCTACGAGCTGGGGCCGGAGGAGATGGCGCGCCACTACCCCGCGCTGCTGGAGGCCGGCTGCAACATCGTGGGCGCCTGCTGCGGCTCCAATCCCGAGCACATCCGCCGGATTGCCACGGTGGTGCGAGCCGCAGGGCGCCGGCGGGCTGGGCCCCGCCCGCCCGAGGCGAGCGAAGCCGGAGAGTGCCGCCCGCCCGAGGCGAGCGAAGCCGGAGAGTGCCGCCCGCCCGAGGCGAGCGAAGCCGGAGAGTGCCGCCCGCCCGAGGCGAGCGAAGCCGGAGAGTGCCGCCCGCCCGAGGCGCGTCTATAG
- a CDS encoding vitamin B12 dependent-methionine synthase activation domain-containing protein, whose translation MPPARGASIVRVLRDLPLEIDPDEVLRFQGYKRGTAVAGPEVMALFDEALVLGRRLIDPRAVVRWTPVTRQVGDALETPDLVLTVPGVERHWGRVEHIAAAICTIGDALERRVGELWEARELPLAVMLDSVGSGAVESLAEYVNDLLCQEGILQGLQVTNRISPGYGAWDVSDQRALFRLCPGEAVGVTLNEACFMTPEKSISLLVGAGRQARVDHYFSQCARCWMADCAYRRAPARRTVHR comes from the coding sequence GTGCCGCCCGCCCGAGGCGCGTCTATAGTCAGAGTCCTCAGAGACCTGCCGCTCGAGATCGATCCCGACGAGGTGCTGCGCTTCCAGGGGTACAAGCGCGGCACCGCCGTAGCCGGTCCCGAGGTGATGGCGCTCTTCGACGAGGCGCTGGTCCTGGGCCGCCGTCTGATCGACCCCCGCGCCGTCGTGCGCTGGACACCGGTTACGCGCCAGGTCGGCGATGCCCTGGAGACCCCCGACCTGGTACTGACGGTCCCCGGCGTCGAGCGCCACTGGGGTCGCGTCGAGCACATCGCCGCCGCCATCTGCACGATCGGCGACGCGCTGGAGCGACGCGTCGGCGAGCTGTGGGAGGCGCGGGAGCTCCCGCTGGCGGTCATGCTCGACAGCGTCGGCTCCGGGGCGGTGGAGAGCCTCGCCGAGTACGTCAACGACCTGCTCTGCCAGGAGGGGATCCTCCAGGGGCTCCAGGTCACCAACCGCATCAGCCCCGGGTACGGGGCCTGGGACGTGAGCGACCAGCGGGCCCTGTTCCGCTTGTGTCCGGGCGAGGCCGTCGGCGTCACGCTGAACGAGGCCTGCTTCATGACGCCGGAGAAGTCGATTTCGCTGCTGGTGGGCGCCGGGCGCCAGGCGCGGGTCGATCACTACTTCAGCCAGTGCGCCCGCTGCTGGATGGCGGACTGCGCCTACCGACGCGCTCCCGCCCGTCGCACCGTGCACCGCTGA
- a CDS encoding enoyl-CoA hydratase/isomerase family protein, translating to MADNVTVVRDGRITTVTLHRPERRNSLSDAMLGELVTAFTELRDDASARVVVLTGAPPVFSAGADARLKSAMSEEERRQVFLRTRSQFRRLFERATTLLENLEQATIAMINGHAVGGGWGLTLACDFRVAAAEAELWIPEVDLGVPLGVASTTRFVRLVGPARAKEIIMEGRRYSAEEARQLGLVHRVVPGERLEKEVRAFAERLAAKPFRALAEVKARINAIARTGIPEANAMTEGFLERE from the coding sequence ATGGCGGACAACGTCACGGTCGTCCGCGACGGTCGCATCACGACGGTCACCCTGCATCGTCCCGAGCGCCGCAACTCGCTGAGCGACGCGATGCTGGGTGAGCTGGTGACGGCCTTCACCGAGCTGCGCGACGACGCCAGCGCGCGCGTCGTCGTTCTCACCGGAGCGCCGCCCGTCTTCTCGGCCGGGGCCGATGCCCGGCTCAAGAGCGCGATGTCGGAGGAGGAGCGGCGCCAGGTCTTCCTTCGCACGCGGAGCCAGTTCCGGCGGCTCTTCGAGCGCGCGACGACGCTGCTGGAGAATCTCGAGCAGGCGACGATCGCGATGATCAATGGCCATGCGGTGGGCGGCGGCTGGGGGCTGACGCTGGCCTGCGACTTCCGCGTCGCCGCCGCCGAGGCGGAGCTGTGGATCCCCGAGGTGGATCTGGGCGTGCCCCTCGGCGTGGCCTCCACCACGCGCTTCGTCCGTCTCGTCGGTCCGGCCCGGGCCAAGGAGATCATCATGGAGGGCCGGCGCTACAGCGCCGAGGAGGCGCGTCAGCTCGGGCTCGTCCACCGCGTCGTCCCCGGCGAGAGGCTGGAGAAGGAGGTGCGCGCCTTCGCCGAGCGCCTGGCCGCCAAGCCCTTCCGGGCGCTGGCCGAGGTGAAGGCGCGTATCAACGCGATCGCGCGCACCGGGATCCCCGAGGCCAACGCGATGACCGAAGGGTTTCTCGAGCGCGAGTGA